The following are encoded in a window of Hippoglossus stenolepis isolate QCI-W04-F060 chromosome 10, HSTE1.2, whole genome shotgun sequence genomic DNA:
- the foxi2 gene encoding forkhead box protein I2, with product MNSIDPQAHHQHQHHTPPTVGSLPPKGAQEAPDMAAVYCDNFSSMYHQQSLQGAQRPAGYGLGDYASSPNPYLWLNGPGVNSPASYLHGNNPASFIPPSYGSQRQFIANSPGFGGPDLGWLSIASQEELLKLVRPPYSYSALIAMAIQNAHEKKLTLSQIYQYVADNFPFYKKSKAGWQNSIRHNLSLNDCFKKVPRDEDDPGKGNYWTLDPNCEKMFDNGNFRRKRKRRSDPGSVGGVAAAAAAAVTVGPTKVEDGRPAGSGPLKPSDSPQLLGPSSPEMETMNENHKSSSSSSPPGLTSSAPCFNNFYSSMSTLSSGAPGRQGSLGLVNELSNRNITALSPYHPNHGGQDGGVSEHSEGLHFNRGVYYNTFGGGQSGQFNGHFYNSFSVNSLIYPREGTEL from the exons ATGAACTCCATCGACCCTCAGGCCcatcaccagcaccagcaccacacCCCCCCGACCGTCGGCTCTCTCCCACCCAAAGGCGCGCAGGAGGCCCCGGACATGGCCGCTGTGTACTGCGACAACTTCAGCAGCATGTACCACCAGCAGAGCCTGCAGGGCGCGCAGAGACCCGCCGGCTACGGCCTCGGGGATTACGCGTCGTCTCCGAACCCGTACCTGTGGCTCAACGGGCCGGGAGTCAACTCCCCCGCGTCCTACCTGCACGGGAACAACCCGGCCTCCTTCATCCCGCCCTCCTACGGCTCGCAGCGGCAGTTCATCGCCAACTCACCTGGCTTCGGTGGCCCCGACCTGGGCTGGCTGTCCATCGCCAgccaggaggagctgctgaagcTGGTGCGTCCGCCCTACTCCTACTCCGCGCTCATCGCCATGGCCATCCAGAACGCGCACGAGAAGAAGCTGACCCTGAGCCAGATCTACCAGTACGTGGCCGACAACTTCCCCTTCTACAAGAAGAGCAAAGCCGGCTGGCAGAACTCCATCCGCCACAACCTGTCCCTGAACGACTGCTTCAAGAAGGTGCCGAGGGACGAGGACGACCCAG GAAAAGGAAACTACTGGACGTTGGACCCAAACTGTGAAAAGATGTTTGACAATGGGAATTTCcgcagaaaaaggaaaagacggTCAGACCCTGGCAGCGTTGGAGgagtggcggcggcggcggctgcagcGGTGACGGTGGGACCCACTAAAGTTGAGGATGGCAGGCCGGCAGGGTCGGGCCCCCTGAAGCCCTCAGACAGCCCTCAGCTCCTGGGGCCTTCCTCTCCGGAGATGGAGACGATGAACGAAAACCACAAGAGCTCGTCGTCGTCGTCGCCGCCGGGACTGACCTCGTCCGCTCCTTGTTTTAACAActtttacagcagcatgtcCACGCTGAGCTCGGGGGCCCCCGGCCGGCAGGGGTCCCTGGGACTGGTGAACGAGCTGTCAAATCGGAACATTACGGCCCTGAGCCCGTACCACCCCAACCACGGCGGACAGGACGGGGGAGTGTCGGAGCACAGCGAGGGCTTGCATTTCAACCGTGGAGTGTACTACAACACGTTTGGCGGGGGGCAGAGCGGACAGTTCAACGGCCACTTCTACAACAGCTTCAGCGTCAACAGCTTGATTTACCCGAGGGAAGGGACCGAGCTATAG